From the genome of Streptomyces sp. NBC_01341, one region includes:
- a CDS encoding TOPRIM nucleotidyl transferase/hydrolase domain-containing protein has protein sequence MTDMVTFRDAVAAWAAGGDGTVARELAGRLSVRAVVLLEGPSDAAAVDALTGSRGRNLADEGVCVLPMGGAMSVGRFAHLLGPPCLGLRLTGLCDEAERSFYTRGLERAGAASQGFFVCAADLEDELIRALGVARVAEIVEEQGDLRALQTFLRQPAQQNRTAQQQLRRFLGTKKGRKIQYGRVLVEALAPERVPAPLDDLLTAL, from the coding sequence GTGACTGACATGGTGACGTTCCGGGACGCTGTCGCCGCATGGGCGGCCGGGGGCGACGGCACGGTCGCCCGCGAGCTGGCCGGGAGACTCTCCGTCCGGGCGGTCGTCCTTCTCGAAGGGCCCAGCGACGCCGCCGCGGTCGACGCACTGACCGGGAGCCGCGGCCGCAACCTCGCCGACGAGGGTGTCTGCGTGCTGCCCATGGGCGGCGCGATGAGCGTGGGGCGGTTCGCCCACCTCCTCGGTCCTCCCTGCCTGGGACTTCGTCTCACGGGACTGTGCGACGAGGCGGAGCGCAGTTTCTACACCCGTGGCCTGGAACGCGCGGGCGCCGCATCGCAGGGATTCTTCGTCTGCGCCGCGGATCTGGAGGATGAGCTGATTCGCGCCCTCGGCGTCGCACGCGTTGCGGAAATCGTCGAGGAACAGGGTGACTTGCGTGCCCTTCAGACCTTCCTGCGGCAGCCGGCACAGCAGAACCGGACCGCACAGCAGCAGTTGCGGCGGTTCCTCGGCACGAAGAAGGGACGCAAGATCCAGTACGGTCGTGTCCTCGTCGAAGCCCTGGCCCCCGAGCGCGTACCCGCCCCACTGGACGATCTGCTCACCGCTCTGTGA
- a CDS encoding UBP-type zinc finger domain-containing protein, which yields MSHNIPGVNPQVAPSGEGCADCLHGDGPGWWFHLRRCAECGHIGCCDTSPSQHGTKHFQETGHAVVTSFEPGENWYYNFETQQVFDGPPLASPTSHPTEQPVPGPAGSVPSEWQQRLN from the coding sequence GTGTCTCACAACATTCCGGGCGTGAATCCGCAGGTGGCCCCCAGCGGAGAGGGCTGCGCCGACTGTCTGCACGGGGACGGGCCCGGATGGTGGTTCCATCTACGGCGCTGTGCGGAGTGCGGGCACATCGGCTGCTGCGACACCTCCCCCTCCCAGCACGGAACGAAGCACTTCCAGGAGACCGGCCATGCCGTGGTCACCAGCTTCGAACCGGGAGAGAACTGGTACTACAACTTCGAGACCCAGCAGGTCTTCGACGGGCCGCCCCTCGCCTCGCCCACCTCGCACCCGACCGAGCAGCCGGTGCCGGGTCCTGCGGGGTCCGTACCGTCGGAGTGGCAGCAGCGGCTGAACTGA